The Gammaproteobacteria bacterium genome includes the window TCTTTCAGCAGCAGAGGCTCATCATAATACGGACATCGAAACTTTGGAACTGCGTTTGGGTGAAGCAATTCTGAAAGAAAAACCGGCAATTAACAAGGGGATTCCTTTGTTAAAAATCATCTCAATGGTTGCTCCGCTCCTCGGTCTGTTGGGTACAGTGACAGGTATGATTATTGTGTTCCAGGCAATTACAATATTTGGTGCCGGCGATCCAAAAGCGATGGCGGGTGGTATTTCCAGTGCATTGGTTACTACGGTTCTTGGTTTGGTCGCAGCGATTCCAACTTTGTTGTTACATACTTTCTTGAGCGGTAAAGCTAAAGGAATTATGCATATTTTGGAAGAGCAAAGTGCCGGAATTCTGGCTGAGAGATCAGAGCAGAAATAACCCGGAGGGACGGCCATGCTTTTATTATTACAAGATGCATTTGAGGCTATAAACAACTTCTTTAATAAAGGAGGTCCGGTATTGTATGTCATTGCCGCGACCACCTTTATTATGTGGGTCATGATACTTGATAAACTTTTATATTTTAAATTTGGTTATAGAAACGATTTTGACAAAGTCTTAAAAACCTGGAACTCTCGTGGTGAGCATAAATCTTGGAATGCTCATGCGATTCGGGACAAACTCGTATCTGAAACTCAGATTAAAATTAACAAAAACATTCCTTTAATTAAAACCTTGATTGCGCTTTGTCCGTTATTAGGTTTGTTAGGGACGGTTACAGGTATGATTGAAGTGTTTTCCGCACTTGCTATCACAGGTGGCGGAGATGCTAAGTCTATGGCAGGCGGAGTATCAAGAGCAACGATTCCGACAATGGCAGGTATGGTTGCTGCATTGTCAGGTGTTTTTGCCAACACTTTTGTGACTCAAATAGCTGAGAAAGAAAATAAATTAACAGAAGAGCATCTGACTTTTGAATAGCAGATACTCTAATTTTAAGAGAAACTAAAAGAGAAAAACTATGCGTAGAAGTTTTATTTCTGAAGCTGCCAGTGAAGACGAAGGTGCCATTGACTTGACACCAATGCTTGATGTTGTATTCATTATGTTGATATTTTTCATTGTGACAGCAACTTTTATCAAGGAATCCGGAGTTGAAGTCAATCGTCCGGAAGCCAGCACTGCGAATGAAAAAAGTGATACAACCGTTTTGGTTGCAATCAATTCCGATAATTCTGTATGGATTGATAAACGTCGTGTGGATGTGCGCTCAGTTAAGGCGAATATTCAACGTCTTCATGCAGAAAATCCTGAGGGCGGCGTCGTTATACAATCTGATAAGAATGCAACCGTGAAAACATTCACGGAAGTATTAGATGCAGCCAGAGAAGTTGTGGGGAACGAAAAAGTATCACTCGCAGTCGATAAAAAGTAAGAGGAGAATAAGATGGTAATGAAAAGAGCCTTAATTACTTTTCCTGTAGCTTTTGCTGTAACAGCAGCTTTAATCACTTTGATGGTTGCGTTGATTGAGTTCAGTGACTCACCATTGGATAAAGAAGCTCGTATCAAGCTTCCGGAAATTCTAATGCCTGAGGCTGAAAGAATGGCGAACCGTGAGGTTCAGAAACCTGAAAAACCAAAACCGGATGAACAACCACCACCGGAGATTCCTCAACAGGATTTCGATCAAATTGATGCCGACTCCAATATTGGTGCGATCAGTGCTCCGGGAAATATGAAAGCAGACTTGGATTTGAGTATTGGAACCGGTTTGTCGGCTTCTGATGGAGAGTATTTACCAATTGTTAAAGTGGCTCCACAATATCCACAACGTGCCGCATCTCGTGGGATTGAAGGTTATGTAATACTGGAATATACAGTAACAAAACAAGGAACAGTGAAAGATCCTGTAGTGATTGAAGCAGAACCGGCAAGTATTTTTAATCGTTCTGCAATCAGTTCTGCTCTTCGTTACAAATACAAACCTCGTGTTGTTGACGGAGTGCCACAAGAAGTTCATGGTGTCAGAACCCGAATCGTCTTTAAACTGGCGGAGTAGTCTATGAAATCAATCAAAGTATTATTAATAGCCTGTTTTTTAACTGTATTTAGTGTACAGGCAGCTCGGGATGAAAAATCAAAGGCGACTGGTGCTATTGATGCTCAGACTTTTGAGAAGTTGATGAAAGCTCAAGAACTAACAGAAGCTGGTAATCATGATGAAGCTTTGGGAGTTCTTGATGGGATTAAAAACCGTGGCAAAGTTGAAGGTTATGGTAAAGCCCAAATGTGGAACTTTTATGCTTTCATCTATGCTTCCAAAGAAGATTATGCAAATGCTATTAAAGCCTATAAGGAAGTGATTGCAATTGAGGAAACTCCCGATCAGTTGGTTCTTCAGGCAAAGTACACCATAGCACAGCTCTATTTTCAGTTAGAAGATTATGACTCATGCATTAAATACATGAACGAATGGCTAAAAGGCGTGGAAAAGCCAACTCCAACAGCGCATATCATGTTAGCTCAGGCGCATTATCAGAAAAGAAATTTTGATTTGGCATTGTCTAATGTTGATAAAGCGATTGAGCTGGAAAAAGCCGCCGGAAGACAAGTCAAGGAAAATTGGTTACGTCTGAAATCAGCTTTATATTATGACAAAGGGGATTATCCAAATACGGCAAAAACATACGAAGATCTCGTTAAATATTATCCTAAAGTTGATTATTTAAAACAGCTTGCAGGAATGTATGGAGAGATGGGTAAAGACATGCGTCGCTTGACTGTTTTCGATTCAATCTATTTAAATAATTCTTTGAAAAAAGAAAATGAAATCCTCAATCTGGCTTACATGTTTCTTGGTGCTGAAGTTCCTTACAAAGCTGCAAAAATCATAGAAAAAGGCATGAATGACGGTATTATCCAGAAAACACAGAAGAATATCGAAACACTGGGTAATGCATGGGCACAAGCGAATCAGCATGATAAAGCCATTCCTGTTTTGGAAGAAGCAGCAAGATTGTCAGAAAGCGGAAAATTGTTTGCTCGCTTAGCAGGTGTATATTTTGATGCCGGCGATTATAAAAAAGCAGCCGAAGCAGCTAAGAAAGCGGCAGAGAAAGGTGGATTAAAGAATCCCGGGAACAATTATTTGTTAATGGGAATGTCGTATTCAAATCTGAAACAACACCACAATGCATTGCAGGCATTCAGACAAGCTAAAGAAACAAAATCGATTTTGAAAGATGCGAGAGCTTGGGAAAAGCATACTTTACAAGAGATTAAATTGATTGAAGACCTGGAAAAAAGTCAATTTGAACTTGAAGAAAAAACTAAGAAAACTCTTGAATCTGAAGAAAATAACAAAGAGATTTAGTTACTTTTTACTTAATCTAAAAAGGCTGAACCGTTTATTGTGTTCAGCCTTTTTTGTTTGGAGTAGATAGAACCCAAATTATTGATATGAAAACTGTTTTATTTTTAGATAATACTTATCCACAGGCATATAACCTCAAAACACTTCAAGAAAAAGCGATTGGAGGAACAGAAGCCAGTATCATAAAAACAGCACAAATTCTATCAAATAAATATAAAGTTTTCGTAGCTCAAAAATACAGGGAAGAAGATGAGGTAGTTAGTGATTCTCTGGCATTTATTTCGAAAAGGAGTATTTCTCAGCACAATGCAGACTATGTGGTTGTCTTACGGAAATATCAGGTATTAAAAGAAATCAGAGGATTATTTCCTCACGCCAAATTGTTTTTGTGGATTCATACATATAAAAATTTTGAATATATATTTAAGAGATGTGGATTTGCCAAAAATGATGTTACTGTAATTTGTAATTCAGAAACTCACAAAAAAAGTATTAACAGGATATTAAATCAGAATATATTAGGTAAATTTT containing:
- a CDS encoding MotA/TolQ/ExbB proton channel family protein, which codes for MLLLLQDAFEAINNFFNKGGPVLYVIAATTFIMWVMILDKLLYFKFGYRNDFDKVLKTWNSRGEHKSWNAHAIRDKLVSETQIKINKNIPLIKTLIALCPLLGLLGTVTGMIEVFSALAITGGGDAKSMAGGVSRATIPTMAGMVAALSGVFANTFVTQIAEKENKLTEEHLTFE
- a CDS encoding energy transducer TonB, with the protein product MKRALITFPVAFAVTAALITLMVALIEFSDSPLDKEARIKLPEILMPEAERMANREVQKPEKPKPDEQPPPEIPQQDFDQIDADSNIGAISAPGNMKADLDLSIGTGLSASDGEYLPIVKVAPQYPQRAASRGIEGYVILEYTVTKQGTVKDPVVIEAEPASIFNRSAISSALRYKYKPRVVDGVPQEVHGVRTRIVFKLAE
- a CDS encoding biopolymer transporter ExbD, giving the protein MRRSFISEAASEDEGAIDLTPMLDVVFIMLIFFIVTATFIKESGVEVNRPEASTANEKSDTTVLVAINSDNSVWIDKRRVDVRSVKANIQRLHAENPEGGVVIQSDKNATVKTFTEVLDAAREVVGNEKVSLAVDKK
- a CDS encoding tetratricopeptide repeat protein; translated protein: MKSIKVLLIACFLTVFSVQAARDEKSKATGAIDAQTFEKLMKAQELTEAGNHDEALGVLDGIKNRGKVEGYGKAQMWNFYAFIYASKEDYANAIKAYKEVIAIEETPDQLVLQAKYTIAQLYFQLEDYDSCIKYMNEWLKGVEKPTPTAHIMLAQAHYQKRNFDLALSNVDKAIELEKAAGRQVKENWLRLKSALYYDKGDYPNTAKTYEDLVKYYPKVDYLKQLAGMYGEMGKDMRRLTVFDSIYLNNSLKKENEILNLAYMFLGAEVPYKAAKIIEKGMNDGIIQKTQKNIETLGNAWAQANQHDKAIPVLEEAARLSESGKLFARLAGVYFDAGDYKKAAEAAKKAAEKGGLKNPGNNYLLMGMSYSNLKQHHNALQAFRQAKETKSILKDARAWEKHTLQEIKLIEDLEKSQFELEEKTKKTLESEENNKEI